The Ketogulonicigenium robustum nucleotide sequence GCTGGCAGCGATGCCGAAGCCCTGCACAAGCGCCAACGCCAGCGTGCCGTAACGGGTATATTGGTTGATTTTGCGGCGGCCTTGCTCGCCTTCTTTCTTCAGCTGCTTCAGCGGCTCCCACAGGGATGCCAGAAGCTGCACGATAATCGAAGCCGAGATATAGGGCATGATGCCCAAGGCGAAGATACCCATGCGCGCAAGGGCACCGCCGGTGAACATGGACAGCATCCCGCCGATACCGGCAGCCGCCCCTTCCATGAAGTTTTGCAGTGCCAGATCGTCGATACCGGGCACGGGGATATAGGTCCCCAAGCGGTAGACGATCAGCAGCATGATGGTAAAGAAAATGCGCTGGCGCAGCTCGGTTGCCCGGCCAAGGGCCGACCAGCTGAGGTTTGCCGCCATTTGCTCTGCTGCAGATGCCATGCGAGGCGCTCTCTCTGTCATGAAAGCGCCGCCACCCGGGCTGTCCAGGCAGCGGCGCAAAAAAGGATGATCAGACGTTAGGCGCGACTTGCACGCCTGACAACCGATTATTCGGCGGCAGCTTGCGCAACCTTCAGCGAACCGCCAACCTTTTCAACCGCTTCTACAGCACCTTGCGAGGCGCCGGTCACGGTGAAGTTAGCTTTGGCAGTCAGTTCGCCCTTGGCCAGAATACGGATGCCGTCCAGCTTGCGACGGACCAGACCCGAAGCAACCAGAGCGTCTTCGGTGATCTCGGCCGAGATATCCAGCTTGCCGAGGTCGATGAACTTCTGGATCAGGCCCAAGTTGATAACCGCGTAGTGCTTGGCGTTCGGCTTGGTGAAGCCACGCTTGGGCAGACGGCGGTAGATCGGCATTTGGCCGCCTTCGAAGCCGTTGATTGCAACGCCCGAACGCGAGCTTTGGCCCTTGATACCACGGCCACCGGTTTTACCCTTGCCCGAACCCGGACCACGGCCAACGCGCTTACGGCGCTTGGTTGCACCTTCGTTATCGTGCAGTTCATGCAGTTTCATGTCGCTACTCCTTAAAACCGGAATCGCCCCCCCAGCGACGGAGCGGGCGAACACGGCAAAAAATGATGGGCAGGAATTACCCTGCCCTACGGAAAAGGCCAACCCCGAAAAAACGGGATTGGCCTATTTGATTAGCCGCGCTCTTCGATGATTTCGACGAGGTGCGGGATCGAGTTCACCATGCCGCGCACCGAGGGGGTATCCTCGAGCTCGCGGGTGCGGTGCATCTTGTTCAGGCCGAGGCCCTTCAGCGTCGCTTCTTGCTTAGCCGGACGGCGAGCAGGCGAGCGAACTTGCTTTACAACGATGGTCTTCGCCATTGTGTCAGGTCCTTACGCTTCGACCGTTTCGGCGGCTTCGCCGGTACGGTGCAGGATGTCTGCCACTTTCTTGCCACGACGCTGGGCAACCGCACGGGGCGACTGCTCGGCCTTCAGGGCGTTCATGGTGGCGCGGATCATGTTGTAAGGGTTCTGCGAGCCCAGGGACTTCGAAACGACGTCCTGAACACCCAGCATCTCGAACACAGCGCGCATCGGACCACCCGCGATGATCCCGGTACCGGGAACAGCGGTGCGCATCACGATACGACCGGCGCCGTGGCGCCCTTCGATGTCGTGGTGCAGCGTGCGGCCTTCGCGCAGCTGAACGCGGATCATGCTGCGTTTAGCTTGCTCGGTTGCCTTACGG carries:
- the rpsE gene encoding 30S ribosomal protein S5; the protein is MAERENRRDRRDREEAAPEFADRLVAINRVSKTVKGGRRMGFAALVVVGDQKGRVGFGKGKAKEVPEAIRKATEQAKRSMIRVQLREGRTLHHDIEGRHGAGRIVMRTAVPGTGIIAGGPMRAVFEMLGVQDVVSKSLGSQNPYNMIRATMNALKAEQSPRAVAQRRGKKVADILHRTGEAAETVEA
- the rpmD gene encoding 50S ribosomal protein L30, whose translation is MAKTIVVKQVRSPARRPAKQEATLKGLGLNKMHRTRELEDTPSVRGMVNSIPHLVEIIEERG
- the rplO gene encoding 50S ribosomal protein L15, which translates into the protein MKLHELHDNEGATKRRKRVGRGPGSGKGKTGGRGIKGQSSRSGVAINGFEGGQMPIYRRLPKRGFTKPNAKHYAVINLGLIQKFIDLGKLDISAEITEDALVASGLVRRKLDGIRILAKGELTAKANFTVTGASQGAVEAVEKVGGSLKVAQAAAE